From a region of the Impatiens glandulifera chromosome 4, dImpGla2.1, whole genome shotgun sequence genome:
- the LOC124934085 gene encoding (6-4)DNA photolyase, producing the protein MRCVNPPSYLLLRSCYTTSMASQPNSLIWFRKGLRIHDNPALEYASKQTNYLYPLFVIDPHYMEPDPNAFSPGSKRAGINRIRFLLESLVDLDSSLKKLGSRLLILKGEPGEVLIHCLKEWNIKKLCFEYDTEPYYQALDVRVKEYASVAGIEIFSPVSHTLFNPADIIQKNGGRAPLSYQSFLKVAGQPTWALSPLSTYIDVLPSVGKTVNCEICTVPTATELGYDNCTEEESTPFRGGETEALKMLNESISNKEWVAQFEKPKGDPSAFLKPATTMLSAYLKFGCLSSRYFYQRIKEVLSEVKTHTAPPVSLLGQLLWREFFYTAAFGTPNFDQMIGNGICKKIPWKDDDELLAAWRDAKTGFPWIDAAMVQLRKWGWMHHLARHSVACFLTRGDLFIHWEKGRDVFERLLIDSDWAINNGNWLWLSCSSFFYQYNRIYSPISFGKKYDPNGNYIRHFLPVLKDMPKEYIYEPWTAPLSIQTKAKCVIGEDYPKPVVCHETAMAECRRRMGEAYEMNKRLNNLVSEKDMTSLRRKFECQSQVVKSKKQKQKPKPDA; encoded by the exons ATGCGGTGTGTAAACCCTCCCTcttatcttcttcttcgatcttGTTACACTACATCTATGGCGTCTCAACCTAATTCTCTGATATGGTTCCGCAAAGGGCTGAGAATCCATGATAATCCAGCCCTCGAGTACGCCTCCAAGCAAACAAATTACTTGTACCCACTTTTTGTTATTGATCCGCATTACATGGAGCCCGATCCGAATGCATTCTCTCCTGGATCTAAACGAGCCGGGATAAATAGGATTCGTTTTCTTCTGGAAAGCTTGGTTGATCTCGATTCCAGCCTCAAGAAGCTCGGTTCTCGCCTTCTTATACTGAAGGGTGAGCCTGGCGAAGTCTTAATTCACTGCTTGAAAGAG TGGAACATAAAAAAGCTATGTTTTGAGTATGACACAGAGCCGTACTATCAGGCCTTAGATGTCAGGGTTAAG GAATATGCTTCTGTAGCCGGTATTGAGATTTTTTCTCCAGTGAGTCATACACTTTTTAACCCGGCAGATATAATACAGAAG AATGGTGGAAGGGCTCCTCTGAGCtatcaatcatttttaaaggTTGCTGGGCAACCTACTTGGGCTTTGTCACCTCTTTCAACCTATATAGACGTTCTTCCTTCTGTTGGTAAAACTGTCAATTGTGAGATTTGCACCGTTCCAACAGCTACAGAACTGGGTTATGACAATTGTACAGAG GAGGAATCAACTCCTTTTAGGGGTGGCGAAACAGAAGCATTGAAGATGTTGAACGAATCAATTAGCAACAAG GAATGggtagctcaatttgagaaacCAAAGGGTGATCCATCTGCATTTCTTAAGCCAGCGACAACAATGTTGTCTGCTTACTTGAAA TTTGGTTGTCTTTCATCCAGGTACTTCTACCAACGCATTAAGGAAGTTCTAAGTGAAGTCAAAACACACACAGCACCACCTGTTTCCCTTCTGGGACAA TTGTTATGGAGAGAATTCTTCTATACTGCTGCTTTTGGCACTCCGAATTTTGACCAGATGATTGGTAACGGAATTTGCAAGAAG ATACCATggaaagatgatgatgaattaTTGGCTGCATGGAGAGATGCTAAGACTGGATTTCCTTGGATAGATGCAGCCATGGTCCAG CTTCGAAAATGGGGATGGATGCACCACCTTGCTCGCCACTCTGTGGCATGTTTTCTTACTCGTGGAGACTTG TTCATTCATTGGGAAAAAGGGCGTGATGTCTTTGAGAGGCTTCTAATTGATTCAGACTGGGCAATTAACAATGGGAATTGGCTTTGGTTATCATGCTCATCATTTTTCTATCAG TATAACCGGATCTATTCTCCAATTTCATTTGGAAAGAAGTACGATCCAAATGGGAATTATATAAGACATTTCCTCCCTGTGTTGAAAG ATATGCCAAAGGAATACATCTATGAGCCTTGGACTGCTCCATTAAGCATTCAAACCAAAGCAAAGTGTGTAATTGGAGAAGATTATCCCAAACCAG TGGTTTGTCATGAGACGGCAATGGCAGAATGTAGGAGAAGAATGGGTGAAGCGTACGAGATGAACAAAAGACTAAATAACTTAGTAAGTGAGAAAGACATGACGAGTTTGAGAAGGAAGTTTGAGTGCCAGAGCCAAGTAGTCAAATCAAAAAAACAGAAGCAGAAACCGAAACCGGATGCTTGA